One region of Chloroflexota bacterium genomic DNA includes:
- a CDS encoding efflux RND transporter periplasmic adaptor subunit, translating to MSRRNLIIIAVVLVVVVLGYMAYAQGRASKPEAQPMAQEEPTLTPVVSVSGVVVPRTWATLSFSVGGRLVELPAREGASVAPGDVLARLDDIALRAAVESAAAAVDAARATLAKTTAGARPEEIAVAEANLAAAQAALEKALHSPRPEEVAVAQAQVDQAATELAYAQSKYDRYAHLGGEEELRHARDAAGAAHSLAVAQLNLLKAGAPAEDIAAARAQVKAAQAQFDLLRAGASEADIALAKAQLAQAEASLAAAQATLDQAVLRAPFAGTVGRVHVRLGEMISPGVPVVTLGDLSDLVVEITDLNEMDVWRVKVGQRADLTFDGLPGRVLRGHVERIAPMATPGAGGTNFPTIIVLDETDPGLRWGMTAFADIYVQ from the coding sequence ATGTCCAGGAGAAATCTCATCATCATTGCAGTGGTCCTGGTGGTTGTCGTTCTCGGATACATGGCCTATGCGCAAGGGAGGGCATCGAAGCCAGAGGCGCAACCAATGGCGCAAGAGGAGCCCACCCTTACGCCGGTGGTCTCTGTCTCAGGAGTGGTCGTGCCCAGAACTTGGGCTACTCTGAGTTTCAGCGTTGGAGGGCGGCTGGTAGAATTGCCGGCGCGCGAGGGGGCGAGCGTCGCCCCAGGCGATGTGTTGGCCCGACTGGATGATATTGCGCTCCGGGCGGCTGTGGAGAGTGCCGCGGCGGCTGTAGATGCGGCCCGAGCCACCCTGGCGAAGACTACTGCGGGCGCGCGGCCCGAGGAGATCGCGGTAGCCGAGGCGAACCTGGCCGCTGCCCAGGCTGCTCTGGAAAAGGCGTTGCATAGCCCGCGCCCGGAAGAGGTGGCTGTGGCCCAGGCGCAGGTGGATCAAGCCGCCACCGAACTGGCCTATGCCCAGAGCAAATACGACCGCTACGCTCACCTGGGTGGCGAGGAGGAACTGCGCCACGCCCGGGATGCCGCGGGTGCAGCCCACAGCCTTGCCGTCGCCCAACTGAATCTGCTCAAGGCCGGGGCCCCGGCCGAAGATATCGCCGCGGCACGGGCGCAAGTGAAAGCTGCGCAGGCACAATTCGACCTACTGCGCGCCGGGGCTAGCGAAGCCGATATCGCTTTGGCCAAAGCGCAACTGGCCCAAGCCGAAGCCAGCCTGGCCGCCGCCCAGGCTACCCTTGATCAAGCCGTCCTGCGTGCCCCCTTCGCCGGGACGGTGGGCCGGGTGCACGTCCGGCTGGGCGAGATGATCTCCCCCGGCGTTCCGGTGGTTACGCTGGGCGATCTATCCGACCTGGTGGTCGAGATCACCGACCTAAACGAGATGGACGTCTGGCGGGTGAAGGTGGGTCAACGCGCGGATCTGACCTTCGATGGTCTGCCTGGGCGGGTGCTGCGAGGGCATGTGGAGCGCATCGCACCTATGGCCACCCCTGGCGCGGGCGGCACCAACTTCCCGACCATCATCGTCCTGGATGAGACTGATCCCGGCCTGCGGTGGGGGATGACCGCGTTCGCCGACATCTATGTCCAATGA
- a CDS encoding ABC transporter ATP-binding protein encodes MNRNVILEVQDLVKIYGDGAEVRALDGVNLTVREGEFLAIVGPSGSGKSTLLNLIGALDRPTSGRVVVRGTDLAEVKDLDAFRSRTVGFVFQLHNLIPTLTARENVEVPMYETIPDARQRRERAMTLLEMVGLGERMEFLPQTLSGGERQRVAIARALANQPAIILADEPTGNLDSASGEEVMRALADLNARQDTTIIVVTHNPAVARATQRVVTLRDGRIVDDHPVADPLAEDLYALIHSELGRALLTGNHERLKAAGLMENRRLSEMAVRLQELLGGIGEEK; translated from the coding sequence ATGAACCGAAACGTCATCTTGGAAGTCCAAGATTTGGTGAAAATATACGGCGATGGTGCGGAAGTGCGGGCATTGGACGGCGTGAACCTCACCGTGCGCGAGGGGGAGTTCCTGGCCATCGTGGGGCCATCGGGCAGCGGCAAGTCCACTCTGCTGAACCTGATCGGCGCGCTCGACCGGCCCACCAGTGGGCGCGTGGTGGTGCGCGGTACCGATCTGGCGGAGGTGAAGGACCTGGACGCGTTCCGCAGCCGCACCGTGGGTTTCGTCTTCCAGTTGCACAACCTGATCCCCACGCTGACTGCCAGGGAGAACGTCGAGGTGCCGATGTACGAGACCATTCCCGATGCTCGGCAGCGCCGGGAACGGGCGATGACGCTGTTAGAGATGGTCGGCCTGGGCGAACGGATGGAGTTCCTGCCCCAGACCCTCTCTGGTGGTGAGAGGCAGCGCGTGGCCATCGCCCGCGCGCTGGCGAACCAACCCGCCATCATCCTGGCCGACGAGCCGACAGGCAACCTGGACTCTGCCAGCGGCGAAGAGGTGATGCGCGCCTTGGCGGATCTGAATGCCCGGCAGGACACGACGATCATCGTGGTGACCCACAACCCTGCCGTCGCCCGAGCCACACAGCGGGTAGTCACCCTGCGTGACGGGCGCATCGTGGACGACCACCCCGTTGCCGATCCCTTGGCGGAGGATTTGTACGCTCTGATCCATTCTGAATTGGGGCGGGCGCTATTGACGGGGAACCACGAGAGGCTGAAGGCTGCGGGTCTGATGGAGAATCGCCGCCTCAGCGAGATGGCCGTTCGCCTGCAGGAGTTGCTGGGAGGAATTGGCGAGGAGAAATAG
- a CDS encoding site-specific DNA-methyltransferase: protein MDEILLKSCEKMDELADGQVDLIITSPPYWNAIDYDVHVQDETSWYRTRKGDAYEKYLAWLNTCFQECYRVLKPGRFCCVVIGTVLFNGKHYPLPQHFVSLMEKLGFEFHQDIVWHKVTGGVKRAGVTIQHPYPGYYCPNIMTEYILIFRKPGPKIYRGKTHTEKEHNRIPIDDLFTKELANNVWHIAPVPPNQYEHPCPFPEEIPYRLISLFSYPGDLVLDPFLGIGTTTKVARALERHWIGYEVKEKYVQIAKQRLNEPLNLREQLIAVFEKLPVYEGAQKGTAKRSQKTRARQSPQQSLFDLAFREKGGKYDSEPDSE, encoded by the coding sequence ATGGACGAGATTTTACTGAAATCCTGTGAGAAAATGGATGAATTGGCAGATGGTCAAGTAGATTTGATCATCACTTCCCCTCCGTATTGGAACGCAATTGACTACGATGTTCACGTTCAAGACGAGACCAGCTGGTATCGCACGCGAAAAGGCGATGCTTACGAGAAGTACCTGGCCTGGTTAAACACTTGCTTCCAAGAATGTTATCGCGTTCTGAAGCCAGGGAGGTTCTGCTGTGTGGTGATCGGCACTGTCCTGTTTAATGGAAAGCACTATCCCTTGCCTCAACATTTCGTGTCTTTGATGGAAAAACTGGGCTTTGAGTTTCATCAGGATATTGTCTGGCACAAAGTTACAGGGGGAGTGAAAAGGGCAGGGGTCACAATACAACACCCGTATCCTGGCTATTACTGTCCCAATATCATGACAGAGTATATCCTTATCTTCCGAAAACCGGGCCCCAAAATTTATCGCGGGAAAACCCATACAGAAAAAGAGCACAACAGAATCCCAATTGATGACCTGTTCACCAAAGAATTGGCCAACAACGTCTGGCACATTGCGCCCGTTCCTCCTAACCAGTACGAGCATCCCTGCCCCTTTCCTGAAGAGATCCCTTATCGGCTGATTAGCCTCTTCTCTTACCCAGGTGATTTGGTGTTAGATCCATTTCTGGGTATTGGAACCACAACAAAGGTGGCTCGCGCCCTCGAACGGCACTGGATTGGCTACGAAGTGAAGGAAAAGTACGTGCAAATCGCCAAGCAACGGCTAAATGAACCTCTGAACCTCAGAGAACAGCTCATTGCCGTTTTCGAGAAATTGCCTGTGTATGAAGGAGCCCAAAAGGGTACTGCAAAGCGAAGCCAGAAGACACGCGCACGTCAATCGCCCCAGCAAAGTTTGTTCGACCTTGCTTTCCGGGAAAAGGGCGGTAAATATGATTCGGAACCAGATTCAGAGTAA
- a CDS encoding patatin-like phospholipase family protein, translating to MLALVLSGGGCRGAIQAGAAQELFEHGIIPEMYVGTSAGALNAVFLATESTLANAQRLSSAWLSARAEDIFPRNPVLAAARLLGRRDGLFDNDGLRQFIASRLPPGVRRFGDLAARAYVTGTNLNTGTLRVFGDDPDDLILDGLMASTALPPYFPPWECEGYQYVDGAAVAGLPIGVALDRGATEIYAVTVEYCGETVGEVRGILPIVEQTLNAMTYQQLLCDLERCRQRPGVTLHLVAVCQFQGIPMWDMSQAAEMVKAGRAAMRTYLETGKPLIVTPPRRDLWGQIRRPLQRALTRLSRR from the coding sequence ATGCTCGCACTCGTACTTAGCGGGGGCGGCTGCCGTGGCGCAATCCAGGCCGGCGCCGCCCAAGAGTTATTCGAACACGGCATCATTCCGGAGATGTACGTCGGCACCTCAGCCGGGGCGCTGAACGCCGTCTTCTTGGCCACCGAGTCCACGTTGGCCAACGCCCAGCGGCTGAGCAGCGCCTGGCTGAGCGCCCGCGCCGAGGACATCTTCCCTCGCAACCCCGTCCTGGCTGCTGCGCGGCTCCTGGGCCGTCGCGACGGCCTCTTTGACAACGATGGCTTGCGCCAGTTTATCGCCTCCCGACTTCCACCCGGCGTGCGCCGCTTCGGGGACCTGGCCGCCCGCGCCTACGTCACCGGCACCAATCTGAATACCGGGACCCTCCGGGTCTTCGGAGATGACCCCGATGACCTGATCCTGGATGGCCTGATGGCCAGCACCGCTCTGCCACCCTACTTCCCGCCCTGGGAATGCGAGGGCTACCAATACGTGGACGGTGCGGCCGTGGCCGGGCTGCCCATTGGCGTGGCCCTGGACCGCGGCGCCACCGAGATCTACGCCGTCACCGTGGAGTACTGCGGGGAGACGGTGGGCGAGGTACGGGGTATCCTGCCCATCGTCGAGCAGACCCTGAACGCGATGACCTACCAGCAGTTGCTCTGCGACTTGGAACGTTGCCGCCAGAGACCCGGCGTGACCCTGCACCTGGTTGCCGTCTGCCAGTTCCAGGGCATCCCGATGTGGGATATGAGCCAGGCCGCCGAGATGGTGAAGGCAGGTCGCGCTGCCATGCGGACCTACCTGGAGACCGGCAAGCCGCTCATTGTTACCCCACCGCGGCGTGACCTCTGGGGGCAAATCCGCCGCCCCCTGCAACGCGCTCTGACTCGCCTATCCCGCCGCTGA
- a CDS encoding winged helix DNA-binding domain-containing protein: MISVQKLVALRARRQHLSPDAHGKGETDVQHIIRDLQPLPLAPSSRSPYFDSRVDGYQPLWYRELRRAHRIVEGHFVSGQIACVATDDLPLYAAAFRVFCPRSLATEAERFLALLRRLGPLRKSQLQELLGWDVRLFTRVLTALSRSFLIVQMPQDAEWDNPWALMSAAYPMVEHSDWDPLSARGEALRRFVIAFGAASLRHMVEWSGWGAAEVNRALAPLLSGGTLTQLKVKGQPDTLYVPPGDLDELQEQPDLPHFLTALPPNDPFVLPQWSSVIERYRTASLPLCHAVLVMDGEIAGATWGHPRRHYVWIESLNLHPEIEAGDDLFDQALAAIESYVSGGRVPIRIYAPNHDESPRMAKRLERHGYEREIGYYIKTFGRI, translated from the coding sequence ATGATCTCCGTTCAAAAACTCGTTGCCCTGCGCGCCCGGCGCCAGCACCTTTCGCCCGACGCTCACGGCAAAGGCGAGACCGACGTCCAACACATCATCCGTGACCTCCAGCCCCTTCCCCTAGCGCCATCCAGCAGATCGCCCTATTTCGACAGCCGTGTGGACGGCTATCAACCTCTCTGGTACCGCGAGTTGCGCCGCGCCCACCGCATTGTCGAGGGCCACTTCGTGTCCGGCCAAATCGCCTGTGTCGCCACCGACGATCTGCCCCTCTACGCCGCCGCTTTCCGCGTCTTCTGCCCCCGCAGCCTGGCCACCGAGGCTGAGCGCTTCTTGGCCCTCCTGCGCCGCTTGGGGCCGCTGCGCAAATCCCAGTTGCAGGAGTTGCTGGGCTGGGATGTCCGTCTGTTCACCCGTGTGCTCACTGCCCTGAGCCGCAGTTTCCTCATCGTGCAGATGCCGCAGGATGCCGAATGGGACAATCCCTGGGCGCTTATGTCTGCTGCCTACCCGATGGTGGAGCACAGCGATTGGGACCCATTGTCGGCTCGCGGGGAGGCTCTGCGCCGCTTCGTGATTGCCTTCGGAGCGGCCAGCCTACGGCACATGGTAGAATGGTCTGGTTGGGGCGCTGCTGAGGTGAACCGGGCCCTGGCCCCACTGCTCAGTGGGGGGACGCTCACCCAACTGAAGGTGAAAGGCCAGCCCGATACCCTGTATGTCCCGCCTGGTGACCTGGACGAATTGCAGGAGCAGCCTGATCTGCCCCATTTCCTCACCGCTTTGCCCCCCAACGACCCCTTTGTACTGCCCCAATGGTCTTCCGTCATCGAACGCTACCGCACTGCATCGCTGCCCCTCTGCCACGCCGTCCTGGTGATGGATGGGGAGATCGCGGGCGCGACCTGGGGACATCCGCGGCGCCATTATGTCTGGATCGAGAGCCTGAACCTGCACCCCGAGATCGAGGCTGGCGATGATCTCTTCGATCAGGCTCTGGCTGCTATCGAGTCCTATGTCTCCGGCGGGCGGGTTCCCATCCGCATCTACGCCCCCAACCATGACGAATCCCCTCGCATGGCCAAGCGCCTGGAGCGCCACGGCTATGAGCGAGAGATAGGTTACTATATCAAGACGTTCGGACGGATATGA
- a CDS encoding PaaI family thioesterase, translated as MRHRVQRKQPNSKMCFVCGLKNEFGLHASFYELDNGEVLAVFTPAAIHQSYPDRVHGGIATAILDETIGRAIMIRHNEEVWGVTIEFTTRYRKPIPVATQLRAVGRITVDARRFFEGAGEILLPDGTIAAEGWGKYLKLPPGKITAFDAQEQEWRVTCLPDDPAEVDI; from the coding sequence ATGCGTCACCGCGTCCAGAGAAAGCAGCCCAATTCCAAGATGTGCTTCGTTTGCGGGCTGAAAAACGAATTCGGGCTGCACGCCTCCTTCTACGAATTGGACAACGGCGAAGTGTTGGCGGTTTTCACGCCGGCGGCGATACACCAGAGTTACCCAGACCGTGTGCATGGCGGCATCGCCACCGCGATCCTCGATGAAACCATCGGCCGCGCCATCATGATTCGACATAATGAAGAAGTGTGGGGCGTGACCATTGAGTTTACCACGCGGTATCGAAAGCCGATCCCCGTGGCTACGCAATTGCGCGCCGTGGGTCGGATCACAGTGGACGCCAGGCGGTTTTTCGAGGGCGCGGGCGAAATACTGCTGCCGGATGGGACTATCGCGGCCGAGGGATGGGGCAAATACCTCAAGTTGCCGCCCGGGAAGATAACGGCTTTCGATGCTCAGGAGCAGGAATGGCGGGTGACTTGCCTGCCCGATGACCCGGCAGAGGTTGATATTTAG
- a CDS encoding nitrogen fixation protein NifH: MQEWMELLSGDPLPWLLESDPENPGVRYFTLTELLDRPEDDPEVLDAQRAVMSTGPVPRILEAQEPEGYWMKPGSGYGPKYRGTVWSVIMLAQLGAGGDDPRVRRAADYLLNHAIASTGAFSVNGTPSAAILCLGGNLGAALLDLGWLGDERLDRALDWLARAVTGQGIAPAEKQDAPLRYYKSGTSGPGFRCTANNNLPCAWGAVKVMLALGKVPEAARTPVIRAAIETGVEFLFSRDPAVADYPMGWATKPSGSWFQFGFPVFYVTDVLQNLEALAALGHGADPRLAAAVDLVLSKQDEDGRWAMKYTYNGKTWVDIERKGQPSKWVTLRALRVLRQRGVARE; encoded by the coding sequence ATGCAAGAGTGGATGGAACTTTTGAGTGGCGACCCATTGCCATGGCTGTTGGAGTCGGACCCTGAGAACCCGGGGGTGCGCTATTTCACCCTCACCGAGTTGCTCGACCGACCGGAGGATGACCCCGAGGTGCTGGATGCTCAACGGGCGGTGATGTCCACCGGCCCGGTGCCGCGCATTCTGGAGGCCCAGGAGCCCGAGGGCTACTGGATGAAGCCTGGCTCTGGCTACGGCCCCAAGTACCGCGGCACAGTGTGGTCGGTGATTATGTTGGCGCAACTGGGCGCCGGCGGCGATGACCCCCGCGTGCGCCGGGCCGCCGATTACCTTCTGAATCATGCCATCGCCTCCACCGGCGCGTTCTCCGTCAATGGCACACCCTCCGCTGCCATCCTCTGCCTGGGTGGGAATCTGGGTGCGGCGCTGTTGGACCTGGGCTGGTTGGGGGATGAGCGGCTGGATCGGGCCCTGGACTGGTTGGCCCGCGCCGTTACCGGCCAGGGCATCGCCCCGGCCGAGAAACAGGATGCGCCGCTGCGCTATTACAAATCGGGCACTTCTGGACCGGGCTTCCGTTGCACCGCCAACAACAATCTCCCCTGCGCCTGGGGCGCGGTCAAGGTGATGCTTGCCCTCGGCAAAGTCCCCGAGGCGGCTCGCACCCCAGTTATCCGGGCGGCCATCGAAACCGGCGTCGAATTCCTGTTCAGTCGCGACCCTGCCGTCGCCGACTATCCGATGGGCTGGGCCACTAAACCGAGCGGTAGTTGGTTTCAGTTCGGCTTTCCGGTGTTCTACGTTACCGACGTGTTGCAAAACCTGGAAGCACTGGCGGCACTCGGCCACGGCGCCGATCCGCGCCTGGCCGCAGCCGTGGACCTGGTGCTGAGCAAGCAGGACGAGGACGGCCGCTGGGCGATGAAGTACACCTATAATGGCAAGACCTGGGTGGACATCGAGCGGAAGGGCCAACCTAGCAAGTGGGTGACCCTGCGGGCCCTGCGGGTGCTCAGGCAGCGTGGGGTGGCGAGGGAGTAG
- the mscL gene encoding large conductance mechanosensitive channel protein MscL codes for MLEEFKKFVMRGNVLDMAVGIIIGGAFGKIVTSLVNDVLMPPIGLLLGKVDFSNLFINLSGRPYTSLADAKAAGAATINYGVFLNTVIDFIVVAFAVFLLIRQVNRLWQPEAPPAAPTTKECPYCLSTIPIQATRCAYCTSELKAAKT; via the coding sequence ATGTTGGAGGAGTTCAAAAAGTTCGTTATGCGGGGGAACGTGTTGGATATGGCCGTGGGCATCATCATCGGCGGGGCTTTCGGCAAAATCGTCACTTCACTTGTGAACGACGTTTTGATGCCGCCCATCGGGCTGTTGCTGGGCAAGGTGGATTTCTCCAACCTGTTCATCAATCTGTCGGGCCGGCCCTACACCTCGCTGGCAGATGCGAAAGCGGCTGGAGCAGCCACTATCAACTACGGCGTATTCCTCAACACCGTGATCGATTTCATCGTCGTGGCCTTCGCCGTCTTCCTATTGATCCGACAGGTCAACCGATTGTGGCAGCCCGAGGCACCGCCAGCCGCGCCCACTACCAAAGAGTGCCCCTATTGCCTCTCCACCATCCCCATCCAAGCCACGCGCTGCGCGTATTGCACTTCGGAACTGAAGGCGGCAAAAACATAG
- a CDS encoding transposase encodes MHLAGHYYHVYNRGSNRGRIFANPGNYLFLLKRTKLFLAGYPLSMIAYCLMPNHYHFLLRPEEDNVLSPFIQRLFSSYTQAFNKQQKRSGTLFEGRAKSVLVDTEEYILHLCRYIHLNPVQAGLVAHPGEWPYSNYLEWVERRDGTLVDRAFVRQFFHTAADYEAFVLSEINPLLEQKLRAYYLD; translated from the coding sequence ATGCACTTAGCAGGCCACTATTACCACGTCTACAACCGAGGCAGCAATCGAGGGCGTATTTTTGCCAACCCAGGCAATTACCTATTCTTGCTAAAACGCACCAAACTATTTCTAGCCGGCTACCCGCTGAGCATGATCGCATACTGTCTCATGCCCAACCATTACCATTTCTTATTGCGCCCAGAAGAAGACAACGTCCTCTCACCATTTATCCAACGCCTTTTCAGTAGCTACACCCAGGCATTTAACAAACAACAGAAACGTAGCGGCACGCTGTTCGAGGGACGCGCAAAAAGCGTCCTGGTGGATACTGAAGAATACATTCTTCACCTCTGTCGCTACATTCACTTGAACCCTGTTCAGGCTGGACTGGTTGCGCATCCAGGGGAGTGGCCCTACAGCAACTATCTTGAATGGGTCGAACGACGCGATGGTACTCTTGTGGACCGTGCATTTGTGCGGCAGTTTTTCCACACCGCAGCCGATTATGAGGCATTCGTGTTGAGCGAGATAAACCCACTACTGGAGCAAAAACTCCGCGCGTATTACCTGGATTGA
- a CDS encoding N(G),N(G)-dimethylarginine dimethylaminohydrolase, which produces MRFTHAIVRPPAPNFADGLTTAGLGPPDYELALKQHERYCFALQQCGLALTRLPPDPSHPDSTFVEDTAILTPRGAMLTRPGAPSRLGEVAGMREILTRFYPTLASIQAPGTLDGGDVCDAEGHFFIGISERTNEEGAQQLAEWLAQLGYASTSVDIRRLPGLLHLKSGLAYLGDNRLVVVDTLADQAAFHGYELVRVPVGEEYAANCVRVNEHVLVAAGYPMLETLIRNLGYPVIVLDVSEYRKMDGGLSCLSLRF; this is translated from the coding sequence ATGCGTTTCACCCACGCCATCGTCCGCCCACCCGCCCCTAACTTTGCCGACGGTCTGACCACTGCCGGCCTAGGGCCGCCGGACTACGAGTTGGCCCTCAAACAACACGAGCGGTATTGCTTCGCCTTGCAGCAGTGCGGTCTCGCCCTCACTCGCTTGCCACCCGACCCATCCCACCCCGACTCCACTTTCGTGGAGGATACCGCCATCCTGACCCCACGTGGCGCTATGCTCACCCGCCCAGGCGCACCCAGCCGGCTGGGAGAAGTGGCGGGCATGCGCGAGATCCTCACCCGGTTCTACCCCACCTTGGCCTCCATTCAAGCCCCTGGAACGCTGGACGGCGGTGACGTCTGCGACGCCGAGGGGCATTTCTTCATTGGCATATCGGAGCGCACCAACGAAGAGGGAGCGCAGCAGTTGGCGGAGTGGCTGGCGCAGCTCGGATATGCATCTACCAGCGTGGACATCCGCAGGCTGCCGGGCCTACTTCACCTGAAAAGCGGCTTAGCGTACTTGGGCGACAACCGGCTGGTGGTCGTGGACACTCTGGCAGACCAAGCGGCATTCCACGGCTACGAACTGGTGCGTGTACCAGTAGGCGAGGAGTACGCGGCCAATTGCGTGCGGGTCAACGAACACGTATTGGTAGCTGCCGGCTATCCTATGTTGGAGACGCTCATCCGCAACCTGGGGTATCCGGTGATCGTGCTGGATGTCTCCGAGTACCGCAAGATGGATGGCGGCTTGAGTTGTCTGTCGCTGCGGTTCTGA